From the genome of Magnolia sinica isolate HGM2019 chromosome 12, MsV1, whole genome shotgun sequence:
ACTAGAATacggagaagaaaaaaaaaaactatgagaCTGAAAATCTCAACCCTATGATTATTTAGAAGTTATAGAAACAGTCTAAATCTAAAGGAAAATAGTCAAATGATTAAAAAgatatttcatttttgttatgtACCCCCATGTATGGTGAGACCCGTAgtgtatgaacagtttggatcacttggATCAAAAAGCCAGAATCTTGACAAAATGTATTTTCTTTTAAGTGAGGGTCACttgcatcaaaattttaaaatgatataaatacCCATACCAGACTGATGATATATACATTGTGATGCAGGAgtattaatcacttgctctaaaagctcgaactaacaGAAAATGGTAAATTAATccgtttatctcatagcccaggctgcACATTTCATGGGTTAGGACATCGACTGAACCCCCCCTCGTGActcccacttcacatgggttccacttcatacgagccacccgcctcacacgggcttcCCACCTCAAGTGTGCCCATGCgtctcacaggccaccccattCAAGCCCTGTATGAAAATGCCCGTACATTACGTTGTCAATGGGGCTAAGCAGGTTAAATCTTGGAAGTTGGTTGTCAAGCGGCCATCCACCTCCAGATTACCAAAATGCCCTAAATCTTGGTTCAAATCCCTTCCCAAGCACTttgaaaatctaaatttaaaacttCATGGAAACTGGAAAAAACTTCCTGGTTTGAGTTGAATGCAAGGTTGCTACAATTGAGGCTTATATGGTATTTATGAATACTAAGGTAGACTATTTATTGCAATTCAACTTGATACAGCATCCATCATGGGTTGGGATGCCCCAGAAATCTCTCACATTGGATGATCCAAGACCTTCAATCTTCATCCTGTTCTCCATTGAAACCTAAAACTGATGCTTGATTTATCTTCTTAGCCATCTACTTGGGAGGCCTCTGATCTAAGGGCCATACATCTAACAATCTGAGAAATTTTTGGAACATTCCCCATCCACGCGGGGTCCCAGATCAGTAGTCTACAATTCTACATCAACCTGCCCAACATGTATGGAATCGTGAGCTGCAGCTGTATTTTTTCCTTGGGCTCAGTAACCTATAGCCATGGTGGTAATATATGCGGTCCACTATTCTAAACACACAGAATGCCGATGCCACTGTAATTTTCTTATAAAATGCTAGTTTCATTACATTTGAAACTTCATGCAAAACACATTACGCATATCACTTACTACAATAACTCATGGAATCATATTATTCATATATAAGAAataaatttaattgatgaatcaAGTGAAAATGTTACACTAAGATTTGAGTGGCGAGCATATCAAACTACAGGTGAACTGGAAGAAATTATTTCCAAGATCTGCTGGTGTAAAATACCATTAGTTACAAGCACACCACCTGAAGGAATGATGACTCTCCGCCCCAGTTGATCCGCTGCAAGATCGAGCTGACTTCCTTTCCAATCAGTTACCTGATCGTAATGGGTTAGTCTCCTAGAATCACGAtatattgaaaaaataaataaataatccactGAATGTTGTCCTTAACAAACTTTTAAGGAGCACTTGACGCACTTGTAGTACTTACGGGACTGTTTAGATGCCAGCCAAGTTGTGTTCTACATAAGTTATCCGGGCTAGATATGTTATATAGAGTTTGTCAAACCCATTTATGcacaaaaattgagaaaaaaaaaaagggcatgtTCTAAAATTTTGACCGTCAATAAGGATAATGTCTTTGCTAAAAAGATGGGATAAAGGTGAGAAAAGCTTATTTATAGCTAAGCATGTGGGAACAGTGTTccattcacatgcatcacatgtgccacGTGCAACCATCCAACTTCAATTGACTCAATGCTaccatcaatcttcaagcacCTTATATGTGCTATGTGTGTCAATGTGCACATGCGCCATACATGCTAAATGTACCACCAACCATCCTCACATATGCCACATTTCATCTTTATTCGTTATTCCAGGTGTTTGACAGAGAAGGAACAGAACGGTAAAAATCCAAGACAGGATCTCTATGATAACCAACTCAAGACAACATGACCTTGACAGCCTGTGCAAAACACAACTTTGCTTGCATCCAAACAACCCACAAGGATCTCAATGGACCACGACGGCCCATCACACCTTCAGCCTAACGGCTAAATCCAATTTGAGGCCAAACACCTAGACTGGGTGGGTCAAGACGGGTCTAAAATTTAGGCATGAATACAGGTCTATACTACCAAGATGGTCATACACTGATACCAACAGGGCCCAATCCCAATCCAACTGATCCCCTTAGTTAGCTTACTTTCAACTGTATATCCAAATGATGTGTAAAACTGAGGGCCCTGTTTGGATGCCATTTAAAAAGGAATTCGTCTCATTTTATTTAGTCAGGGATTAGGACATATAAACAACAATTTATATAGACcataatctctaatacataattaatattaactaaaatgagatgaactctttTAAATGgcacccaaacacaccctaagaaaATGCCACTACTCGAAGGAAGCGTACCTGTCCACCAGCTTCATGTACACATATCATACCGACAGCATGATCCCAAACCTATATTCATTGTAGATGATGTTAAAAAGGTCAGCACATAGTATTGCACTATTGCCATTACATGTTGGGTCTGTTTTGATATGCAACGCACCTTAATAACAGTTTGTTGCCGAGCTTGTTGAATGAAGACGGAAGCCCTGCCTGAAGCAATCATTAAGTATTTACACAAGCTGCATACAGGAAACATGCATGCACCTTATTCAGTAACAAAACAATGCTATCAAGAATAGGAATGTCGACTCTAAGAGGACAatcgaaaaattgaaaaaacatTCAATGATTCAACGGAATGTAATactaagaaatttgattctttaaaTAGATTTCAAACAATAGGAGTGCCTGTTCCTTTGAGGACCAATGACGAGCGAAACGGATCATCTATATCACTGGCAGCTTCTAGCAGAATAGGAGATGGTAACAGATGCTTCTTCATCATCTGTTACCATTCCCAGGGGAGAGAGAAAGGGTAGAGGATTTAGGATTGTTTCCCAATGAAGATAGTCCATTGGAATGCGGGGATTCTCAGATTGGGTTCAGAAGCAGGAACTGGTCAATCTGCCTTTGGGAGGGGTCCGGTTCACATGATCTAGTGGCCAGGCTAACCTTGCCATGTCTAGACCAAGCAGGTTCCTAGATCCCCTTTGGTGTCGCAAAAAGGTCTTCCCAAGACAATTTCTGACCGCTGCCCAATCCTACTTGGAGTTAATGATGACAATTGGGGACCAAAGCAAAtcttccacaaaaaaaaaacaaaaaaatggcGGCCTAAGCCTTTTGCTTTGAATTGACCTGGCTAGAAGTTTAAGGGTTCTCACAACTGATCGCTAACTGGTGGAAGTTGATGGATGTTCAGGGCTCGGCAGGCTTCAGGCTGTTTCATAAGCTCAAGGGTCTTATAGGAGAACTAAAGGTTTGGAGGAAAGAAGTTTACGACCAAAGGATCTTCAACCTAGATAACATCTGCAAGGCTATTCAGGTGGTGGACGTTAAAGAGGAAGGAGGTTTTCTGCCTGAGGCTGAGCAAGCGAAAAGGAGGGAGCTCTGTTCAACTTATTGCGAAAGACTGAAAGAGGATGAATCAAATGACACCAGCATTCGCGAGCCCTTTGGCTTAGAGAAGAGGATGGAAATATGAAATATTTTCATGGATCACGGTATTGcgagcaaggtattcaaaatcggttacgtaacggtaatggtcaTAACCGTTATGCATTACGGGGTTGAAacagccgttacagaaaaaacaggTCGTAAAGGCCCTGTAAGGCTGTAACAGTCCCTAATGGCCCCATAACAGTGTCATAATGGTCCTGTAACAGtttttttcaaataataataataataataataataataataataataataataaattaattgattaattaaattaaatggtcGTTACAGCTGTATCATATAATAGcaacggtggtggctgttacggccaccattatcattttggaacaccttgaatGCAAGTGCTAGGGTTAGGTGTAACAGAATCTCCTCTCTGGGTTGATGGCAGATGCATCACTAAAAAGGACCAGATTTGCTCTGTTATTATCAATTCTATTTGAGGCTTCTTGCTAAGGACAATTGGGTTCGGCCGACTCTGGACAACTTGGGGAGCTCAACTGCATTTTGTTGAGTGAGGCAGATAGCCTTGAGCAGTTGGTCTCTAAAAAAGAGGTAAAAGATACGGTCATGAACCTCGGGAGAAATAAGGCCCTAGGCCCTGACAGGTTCCGTCTAGCCTTCTTCCAAGTTTTTTGGGAAATCATCAAAGGTGACTTGTTGTGCCTTGTGTTGGAATTTTTTGAGTTCGGTAGGTTGTTGCAAGAAATGGGTAGTTCTTTCATTGCGCTCATTCCTAAAGTCAAGGGAGCTTCTCTCAAATATTTTAGTCCAAACTCCAAGTAGTCTTATTAATTGCCCTTATAAAATCATTGCTCAGAGGTTCAAGTCTGTCCTATCTAAGGTCATCTCCCCTTATCGAAGTGCATTCATTTCTAGTAGGCAGATCTTTGATAGTTCCCTAATTGCTCACGAGTGCATAGATTCGTGTCATAGGGCTGGTTTGAAAGGTATTGTCTGTAAGCTTGATCTTAAAAAAGCTAATGACCACGTCAACTAGGATTTTCTGGATTACATGTTTGAGCAGACTAGGGTTCAAGAATAAATGGAGGGGGTGGGTGTGTTCTTGTGTTTAATCTGGAATTAGGAACTTAAAGGAGGTCAACTCAATGCTGCTAAGAAAATAGGTATGTAGATTTGGGGTAAAGGGGGATAGTGTGTGGAGAAAGGTCATTGTTGGCAAGTACAGAGTGGTGAGCTCAAGCAGGTGGATCAAGGTTTCCTCAATTTATTGGGCTGTTTTTGCTAGAAACCTATTGCTTGATTGGTTGGCAAAGTTTTCCCAGAGATTGGATATTCAGTTGTCAACGGTGAAGAGGTGAGTACCCTCATATCCCGTTTCCTCTGTGGTCAGGTTGTGCTCGAACCAATCTATCTTAGTTGTTGAATGCTTCTCCATCAAGGAAAACATCAGCATGTGGCTTCCCCTCCTGTCACCACAATATGTCTGATGCCGAGATTGTGGAGAAGACGAGGTTGCTCCCCCTTGTAGAAGGCATTTGCCTCCATCTGGATGTCGTAGATGAACCGTATTGGTTAAGAGATAGGTCGGCTGGCTTTAACCTTAATGCTCTCCGTGGGATGGACCCTGAAGTCCAACGTTCACATACAGGATTTATTTGGCGATATCATGCCCCTCCGAAGGTAGCGGCCTTCACTTGGCTTGTGGGTAGGAACAGGATTTGACTGTTGATAACACTCGCAAGAGAGGGCAGGTTCTGCCTAATGTTTGCCTTTTGTGCAAGAAGAACAAGGAATCGGTGATCTCTTTATCCACTATGCTTATGCTAAAGGTGTGTGGGATAGCATCCTCTCTATCTTTAATGTGCCATGGGTAATGCCAAACTCTATGGAGGAGCTTTATTTGCCTTGGCATGTGGGAGGTCCCAGTTCAAAATAAAGGCAGAATAGGCATCTCACTCCATTGGCAACCTTGTGGTGCATTTGATTGGAAAGGAATGAAAGATGCTTCAGGAATAGAAGTAAGCCCCTGGAATTCATTATTAGAAAGGCGTTTTTGCTTCTTAGAGAGTAggagagaatggggtactaatcTAGAGGAttgtttgtattttttatttttatttttattttttatttttattttactttgttatctctttcaatgaaattctcaattctcaaaaggaataaaaaaaaaaaaaaagtagcagaTGATTCTTGGCCGAAAGAAAAATTCCAAGCAAGGTTTCAAAATCGGTTTTGGTGTACTAAGTTTAAAAACCAGAAACTCAGTAGTTTAAAAACCCAAAGCGCGGCTTCACTTGACGTGATATTCATCCAGGTTGGTTGACTCAAAGACCCAGCCTGACTGAACATGATagttaataaatataaattaaaatttctAGGAAGGTAAGGAAATTTAAATAATTGCATATGTATAAGTATTTCAAAcactcaaaataagaaaaaagtcaTGCTTAACTTGCTGGTGGAGAGGGTTTAAGTAGAGATCgcaggggtgtgtgtgtgtgtgtgtgtgtgagattaAACAACAGCTTCATTGGACAAGTGACTTGGCCGAGTCTTCGCAAGTAGTGTCGAGTCAACAAAGTTTTCATGCTGACTCAACAAGTCTTCCTAAGTCAAGGCCAAGTAGATGCCAAACTAGAGTTTCCCAGAGATTTTGCTTGAAATCTCGCCAACTCAAGATGACTCGGATGAGTTTCAGGTCAAGTCAGCATGTTTTAAAACTATGGTGTACCATGTCAGTCATCACCAAAACTGGTTCAAGCTATTCTGGGTCCATATCAGGACAATACAGCAGTATGGTCTATGGACGAAACCAGTTCGTATCGGGCGATATGTACCGGTTCGGAAGATACTGACACGCCAAAGCATTATCTGAAAACTACACACATTCTAGTTATCAAGTTGTACAATATGCACTTACAACTTTAGGGCGCAAGCCTTCAATGTTATTTGCCAGAAGTCACTAAATTGGTGCCATCCATCATATATATGTCATACATGTACATTAATCCAGATTGTTGAAGGTGTAGGCCACATAATGAACCGACAGACCAaggatagcccaaaaatcagaccaactGAATTATCCTGACCACCCAATTGTTGCCCACCAAACACATGGTCAAAAAAGGAAAAGTCGGCACTAGATGCTCTCATTGAGGAGCCATTTTGGATGTTATGCGAAAGTAGAAAGGGCTGATCTATCAATAGGAAAGGGTGTATTTATACTACAAAGAGGCTCCTTGAATGTAAATATAAACCATTTATGCGAATAACAAAATATTTTATTTCCTTGCTTGCATCATGTTAATATATGTGTGCAGGTGAACTTTTAAACTacatttgacaatttttttcttATTCATTCAAAAATTAAGACATTAAGACCGAAAGAGAACTTCAGGCAAAGGAATGCTAAATCTCAACATATGAAGTTGTAAATAGTATAAAATTCAGTTACTAGCAAAGAGAACAAGATCATGGGATGGAATTCTTCTATTGTGGATAGAATCAAAACAATACCTTCCGCAACACGTCTGCAAAAGCAGAACTTCTCGTTCATTCGCAATGCCATCAGCATCAGTTGTTGAACTGAAAAAGAGTGATAATGGCAACGAATCCCATGTATGACTCTCGGGAATACAAAAGCAGGCCTGGTACACCAACGAACATCCATCCACAAAGCATCTTACCCAACTATCATGGATCGCATTCACGCTGCCCAGCATCTCCGGGAGCCTCTTCTTCCAAGTTCCACATCCAACATGAGCAACCATGATGACCCCTGGCCCAGATGTGCCCGTTTTAGCTTCCAGGGCTTCACCACTAGCTTCCTTGATAGTAAGAGAATCTCCTGGCCAATTAGGACAACCCATGACACCTAATGCAATCTCTCCGTCCACTACAAGAGCCAAACCCACCTGCAAATCTGGGTTACTTTATTAGTAAAATAAAGAAACAAATTTCTACTATGGTACATGTTTAATAGTAGTTCTATGAAGTTCAGCTCCCACCATAACAAAGAAAATATGCAAGGTGGTCAGGACTGTTGATTCAGGCAggtcatcaattggatggttcatACTTCATAGGCCAAAAATCAAGGTTACAGATGACTCCAATCTCCAGTTTTTGTTTCTCCCTTTGAATGTGGGACCATTGCTCATTTTTCAGTGAACTGtccctttttttaatttttgagttAGCTCCTTTTTTTGCAGGCCATTGTTCAAATGGCTATAACAGTCCAACCAATTGCATTTTGGGTCGTGGCTTATCAACACAGTGGCCATGAATGCAGAAGAGATTATGATGCGCACTTTACGGAAGTCTACAATGCATGTCATTAGCGCACTCAAAAACGTAACCAAGAATGAAGAGTGAAAGAATGGACTTCACCGTATTTTTAAGCAGAATGTCAGATCATCTTCAGTAAATATATTTTAGTGTCCACAGTCTTCCGTGTATGTGAAACCACCATACTGTTAGCGTACATAGAGTCAGTGCAAGCACTCTGTCTACACTAACAGTACACTGGTCTTCACATACACACAAAACTGTGTACACTAACAATAAACATTGAACAAGTATtccatttgtgttttcttttcatccgtTTAGGAGCAGAAGGCAGATACATCAGAATTACGAGTCAAAAAATACCAGTTAAAATCAAAAAAAATCTACTCAAATAGGCATGCAGCTATTCAGCGTAGCTACTACATGAATGCAGGTGTTCTCGACGACCTCACCGATATTATTTCTTTCAAGCATCACATTGACGATTGTCAAGAAATTAACGCAGGGGGATAGATGAAATGCAGAACTtggaaaaatctataatatatacaatgcatgtagcttttggacatttttgcccttGCAAATTAGTTTCGTAGTACACAGAACTTAAAATATTGAAAGGGcataggaaaatattttaaataagttAGGGATATTTTGGAAACTAGAAATGTGGTTGTGTCCAAACGGCTTAGATTTTTCCCACAAAAACAAGGGATTTCATGTAACCCACTCTCCTCTTCTACTAGAGAACAATGCAACAAAGGCTGTGTAAAGTCCACTATGATAATTTTATGAAATCAACTTCATACATCTATTGTGCAGAACCAGAAAAAATTGggatctgtgtgtgtgtgtagcctCACCCCTccatttctctccttttttctctctcttcccacTCTACCACATTGCACGTGTCATACCCCTAGTTAtcataacattttttttaaataccTCGATAGCATTACTGAAGCCGATTTCTAAATCCAATGACTTGTATCCAAGTTCTTTCAGCGCTCACATTCATCAGGTTTTCATGTATGGTTCATGATTTTAACTATAGTTGCATAAAGCACAAAGCAAAGCGGCAATAGATTTTGGTGCAAGAGCAGGGAAGTGTCTATTTGAGGTGTTAGGAAGTGTAAACAGCCATGCAGCAGGGGTAGGAGCATGAATCTGAAGCAAAATTCAAAGAGGGGATGGCAGCAAGGTGGAAAGTTCATGCCACTAAGATCTTAATCCAGTTTCCAATTTTCTACATCTGGCCCATGCCTCTCTTCCAGCCATATCTAGATTAGAGCTATCAAAGGGCCGACCCTCAGTTGTCTTCCACCCACGTCTTGAACTGGTCAAGCTGAGCAAGTCAGGCCGGCCAAATTCAGACTTTTGAATTTGCTCAGCCCAGCCCAGCTCATTGACAACCCTGATCTAGATTAGCTATTTTACATTTTTATAAACCAACATCACTtcaaactccaaaaaaaaaaaaaaatgcaaaatattgatatttaagaaatgcaTGGGATTTGTAGCAATTGCTTCGTTGCGTACTCTAACTCTGGTGTGTCAGGCCAGCCCTATTCAAACTTTTGAATTTGGTCGACCCAGGCCCAACTCATTGACAGCCCTGATTTATCTGAGCTAATTTACAATTTTGGGAAACAAGCATCACTTCACTCTCCAAAGCAATATAAGATGTAGATATTAAGAAATGCAAAGGATTTGTAGCAACTGCTTCAGTGCATATTCTAACCACATGCATCAGTGACAAAATCCTCTCACATTGCAAAGAGTACCCCATTCAATGGCAATTTCATCGGGTTGAACAGAAAATTATGCAAATAGACACGCAGATAGAAGCGGTGAAAAAACAAATAATGAGTCAAAAGTCAAAACATACCACATATAGGGCATCATTGCCTTTCAAAAAACCCCGCGTGCCATCAATAGGATCAAGTACCTGTAGTTGGgtgcgaaaaaagaaaaaagtcaaTAAAAGCAAGCATCGGAAGCATGGTTAAATGACTAGGAGGTGACTTTTACTAACTTGTTTGATCTTGAGTCAAGTCACAACTCGCCTAAGTCGGTGGTGACTTAGGGGAGGGCAACCGGGGTGTCAAGCCAGGTCCAGTCCTATTTGACTTGGCGAGTCAGATGGGACTCATCCGTGTCTTCAAACCATGACTAGAAGCCCATATAAGCAAGAATGTCAAGATAAATACTAGACATGCATTCAGAGGGGTGACTCGATCTCTATAAAGAAAAATCCATCAAGGTCTATTTGGACTCGTGgaaatttttttaaggaaaatgttGTTTTTCTGGAAATGCCATTTCTAGAAAACAATGAGAAATGAGAAGCGATTTCCCTTAACTGTTTTTA
Proteins encoded in this window:
- the LOC131221867 gene encoding putative PAP-specific phosphatase, mitochondrial isoform X1, translating into MPSSSILCPSIATSFTFLSLHPHKVRFPTPPNQSSFQKSTATIHYSSLHFFIYFSKRSSLPFPPQKAKHYKELEAAVDAVQRACSLCIDVKRSLFSGDGRILEKNDRTPVTIADFGVQALISLELSRSFPSIPLVAEEDSGFLRSNPLNSTGDGGYSSNFLVDSVLSAIIDKASAQDEPLTHDIVLDAIDRGGKDSLAFGVKPATYWVLDPIDGTRGFLKGNDALYVVGLALVVDGEIALGVMGCPNWPGDSLTIKEASGEALEAKTGTSGPGVIMVAHVGCGTWKKRLPEMLGSVNAIHDSWVRCFVDGCSLVYQACFCIPESHTWDSLPLSLFFSSTTDADGIANEREVLLLQTCCGSLCKYLMIASGRASVFIQQARQQTVIKVWDHAVGMICVHEAGGQVTDWKGSQLDLAADQLGRRVIIPSGGVLVTNGILHQQILEIISSSSPVV
- the LOC131221867 gene encoding putative PAP-specific phosphatase, mitochondrial isoform X2, which gives rise to MNLLLHSCPPLRFSVRLLQPPSHSSRFTPTRSSLPFPPQKAKHYKELEAAVDAVQRACSLCIDVKRSLFSGDGRILEKNDRTPVTIADFGVQALISLELSRSFPSIPLVAEEDSGFLRSNPLNSTGDGGYSSNFLVDSVLSAIIDKASAQDEPLTHDIVLDAIDRGGKDSLAFGVKPATYWVLDPIDGTRGFLKGNDALYVVGLALVVDGEIALGVMGCPNWPGDSLTIKEASGEALEAKTGTSGPGVIMVAHVGCGTWKKRLPEMLGSVNAIHDSWVRCFVDGCSLVYQACFCIPESHTWDSLPLSLFFSSTTDADGIANEREVLLLQTCCGSLCKYLMIASGRASVFIQQARQQTVIKVWDHAVGMICVHEAGGQVTDWKGSQLDLAADQLGRRVIIPSGGVLVTNGILHQQILEIISSSSPVV